The genome window TCGTGACGGCATGCCGCTGATGACGGCATTCCATCGCGGCGGCACAACCGGCAAGCACGAAAAGCGGGGGCAAGACACGCAGTGGAGTGGCTGACAGAACACAAACTGCCCATTGGAAACTGGGCGCAGACACTGGTCGACTGGCTCACGGACAATGCCTACTGGATCTTCGACGGGATCTCGGCGGACCTGGAAACGCTGATCGATGCGATCCTCTGGCTCCTGCAGACTCCGCATCCGCTGGTCGTCGTCGCGATAGCCGCGATGCTCGCCTATGCGGTGCGCCGCAAGCTCTCCTTCGCGCTCTTTGTCGGCCTGAGCCTGCTTTTCATCATCAACCAGGGCTATTGGGAAGAAACCACGGAAACCCTGTCGCTGGTGATCGCGGCAACGAGCGTGTGCATGATCATCGGCGTGCCGCTGGGCGTCGCCGCCGCGCATCGGCCGGCGCTTTTTGCCGCCATGCGCCCGGTGCTGGACCTGATGCAGACGATCCCCACCTTCGTCTATCTGATCCCGGCGCTGATCCTTTTCGGACTCGGCATGGTGCCGGGCCTGATCGCGACCGTCATCTTCGCCATTCCCGCGCCCATTCGGCTGACCCAGCTCGGCGTTTCCTCGACACCGACGCAACTGCTGGAGGCCGGCGAGGCCTTTGGCGCCACGAAGTCGCAACTCCTGTGGAAGGTGGAGCTTCCCTATGCGCTGCCGCAGATCATGGCGGGCCTGACCCAGACGATCATGTTGTCGCTCTCCATGGTGGTGATCGCAGCGCTTGTCGGCGCGGACGGGCTTGGCTTGCCGACGCTTCGCGCGCTCAATACGGTCAATATCGCCAAGGGCTTCGAGGTCGGCATTGCCATCGTGCTTGTGGCCATCGTGCTGGATCGGTTCTTCCGCCGGGATGAAAAGGGGCATGGCCAATGAGCGCGGCAGTCGTAACCTTCAAGGACGTCGACATCGTCTTCGGCGACAGGCCGGAAACCGCACTGCCGCTGGTGGACCAGGGCGTGTCGCGGGTGGATATCCAGGAACAGACCGGCCAGATCCTCGGGGTCGCGGGCGCGAGCTTCGACATTCGCGAGGGCGAGCTCATCGTGCTGATGGGCCTGTCGGGGTCGGGCAAGTCGACGCTGCTGCGCGCGGTCAACGGCCTGAACAAGGTGACGCGCGGCGAGGTCTGGGTGCAGAACGGCGATCATGCCGTCAATCCGTCCGCCTGTTCGCCGCAGGAGCTCAGGGCACTGAGGCGCAGCCGCATCGCCATGGTGTTCCAGCAGTTCGCCCTGCTGCCCTGGCGCAGCGTGCGCGACAATGTCGGCTTCGGGCTGGAGCTGTCCGGCATGGGGACCAAAGCGCGCAAGGAAAAGGTCGACGCCCAGCTGGAACTCGTCGGACTGGAGCAATGGGGCGACAAGTTCGTGCATGAGCTCTCCGGCGGCATGCAGCAGCGTGTCGGTCTGGCGCGCGCCTTTGCCACCGATGCGCCGGTTCTCCTGATGGACGAGCCGTTTTCCGCGCTCGATCCGCTGATCCGCGACCATTTGCAGGACGAGCTTCTGGCGCTTCAGGACAAGCTCGGCAAGACCATCGTCTTCGTCAGCCACGATCTGGACGAGGCCGCCAAGATCGGCTCGCGCATCGCCATAATGGAAGGCGGGCGGGTGATCCAGCTCGGCACTCCGCAGGAGATTGTGCGCAAGCCCGCGACCGATTACGTCGCCGAATTCGTGGCCCATATGAACCCGCTCGGCGTGTTGCGGGCCCGCGACATCATGCGGCCGCTGAACGGTGATGCGCCG of Stappia sp. ES.058 contains these proteins:
- the choV gene encoding choline ABC transporter ATP-binding protein; translation: MSAAVVTFKDVDIVFGDRPETALPLVDQGVSRVDIQEQTGQILGVAGASFDIREGELIVLMGLSGSGKSTLLRAVNGLNKVTRGEVWVQNGDHAVNPSACSPQELRALRRSRIAMVFQQFALLPWRSVRDNVGFGLELSGMGTKARKEKVDAQLELVGLEQWGDKFVHELSGGMQQRVGLARAFATDAPVLLMDEPFSALDPLIRDHLQDELLALQDKLGKTIVFVSHDLDEAAKIGSRIAIMEGGRVIQLGTPQEIVRKPATDYVAEFVAHMNPLGVLRARDIMRPLNGDAPAVDAARCAPKTPVREVIALKRQGSGTLVVEEAGAAIGLIDEAEILDCLR
- the choW gene encoding choline ABC transporter permease subunit, which gives rise to MEWLTEHKLPIGNWAQTLVDWLTDNAYWIFDGISADLETLIDAILWLLQTPHPLVVVAIAAMLAYAVRRKLSFALFVGLSLLFIINQGYWEETTETLSLVIAATSVCMIIGVPLGVAAAHRPALFAAMRPVLDLMQTIPTFVYLIPALILFGLGMVPGLIATVIFAIPAPIRLTQLGVSSTPTQLLEAGEAFGATKSQLLWKVELPYALPQIMAGLTQTIMLSLSMVVIAALVGADGLGLPTLRALNTVNIAKGFEVGIAIVLVAIVLDRFFRRDEKGHGQ